From the genome of Paraburkholderia aromaticivorans, one region includes:
- a CDS encoding Ni/Fe hydrogenase subunit alpha has translation MTTKTIRVDYLTRVEGEGALDLQIKDGRVSSAQLNIFEPPRLFEALLRGRQVAELPDIVARICGICPIAYQMSAVHAIENAFGIQVGGQLRALRRLVYCGEWIGSHALHVVMLHAPDFLGFPDVIQMAREQGEAVRQGLALKKTGNELMRVLGGREIHPVNVRIGGFYRVPDRVELAPVAGQLERARELAVGLVRWVAAFDFPDFEQDYEFVALRHADEYPFNEGRIVSSRGMDIDVADYDSHFEERHVAHSTALHALVKERGAYLVGPLARYALNFDRLPQSVQTLAREAGLGPTCRNPFRSIVVRALEIVYACEEALRLIAAYEPPALASVPVETRAGTGFGCTEAPRGICWHRYRCDPDGAIVEARIVPPTSQNQPSIEADLVAVATAMLDQPDDVLRDRCEQTIRNYDPCISCSAHFLKLSLHRA, from the coding sequence GTGACGACTAAGACGATACGGGTCGATTACCTGACGCGCGTGGAGGGCGAAGGCGCGCTCGATCTGCAGATCAAGGACGGCCGCGTGAGCTCGGCGCAGCTCAATATCTTCGAACCGCCGCGCCTTTTCGAAGCGCTGTTGCGCGGCAGGCAGGTGGCCGAGCTGCCCGATATCGTCGCCCGCATCTGCGGCATCTGCCCGATTGCCTATCAGATGAGTGCGGTGCATGCGATCGAAAATGCCTTCGGGATCCAGGTCGGCGGACAGCTGCGCGCGCTGCGCCGGCTGGTTTACTGCGGCGAATGGATCGGCAGTCATGCGCTGCATGTCGTGATGTTGCACGCGCCGGATTTCCTCGGATTCCCGGACGTGATCCAGATGGCGCGCGAACAGGGTGAAGCGGTTCGCCAGGGGCTGGCTTTGAAGAAGACCGGCAACGAGCTGATGAGAGTGCTTGGAGGGCGCGAGATACACCCCGTGAATGTGAGGATCGGCGGGTTTTATCGCGTGCCGGATCGCGTCGAACTTGCGCCGGTCGCCGGGCAACTCGAGCGCGCGCGCGAACTTGCGGTGGGACTGGTGCGCTGGGTCGCGGCCTTCGACTTTCCGGATTTCGAGCAGGATTACGAGTTCGTGGCGCTGCGGCACGCGGACGAATATCCGTTCAACGAAGGGCGAATCGTATCGAGTCGCGGCATGGATATCGACGTGGCCGACTACGACAGCCACTTTGAGGAGCGGCACGTCGCGCACTCCACCGCGCTGCATGCGCTGGTGAAAGAGCGGGGCGCGTATCTCGTCGGACCGCTGGCAAGGTATGCGCTCAATTTCGATCGCCTGCCGCAGTCGGTTCAGACCCTCGCGCGCGAAGCCGGGCTCGGCCCGACGTGCCGCAATCCGTTCCGCAGCATCGTCGTGCGGGCGCTCGAAATCGTCTACGCGTGCGAAGAGGCGCTGCGGCTGATCGCGGCTTATGAGCCTCCGGCGCTTGCTTCGGTGCCGGTCGAAACGCGCGCGGGCACGGGTTTCGGCTGTACCGAGGCACCGCGCGGAATCTGCTGGCATCGCTATCGTTGCGACCCGGACGGCGCCATTGTCGAGGCGCGCATCGTGCCGCCGACCTCGCAGAATCAACCGAGCATCGAGGCTGATCTGGTCGCGGTCGCCACCGCCATGCTGGATCAACCCGACGACGTGCTGCGGGATCGATGTGAACAGACCATCCGCAACTACGATCCGTGTATCTCATGCTCCGCCCACTTCCTCAAACTTTCGCTGCACCGGGCATGA
- a CDS encoding hydrogenase maturation protease — MTAIDTRCAAPRKVLVVGIGNADRADDGIGAIVARGLAGRLPADVTVLVRSGDALSLIEDWAGFDALVLVDAASPAIARGRLHRIDLATDELQRGRASASSHALGVADAIALARTLGLAPRDMVIYAVEGACFERGASMAMEVAAVVEEVIERVLIEVRRLRRGRV, encoded by the coding sequence ATGACGGCGATCGACACTCGATGCGCCGCGCCGCGCAAGGTGCTGGTGGTCGGCATCGGCAATGCCGACCGAGCTGACGACGGCATCGGCGCGATCGTCGCGCGCGGCCTCGCGGGCCGGCTGCCCGCCGACGTGACAGTGCTCGTGCGCAGCGGCGACGCGCTGTCGCTGATCGAGGACTGGGCCGGGTTCGATGCGCTCGTGCTGGTGGACGCCGCCTCTCCTGCAATCGCCCGAGGCCGCCTTCACCGGATCGATCTGGCAACGGACGAGTTGCAGCGGGGCAGGGCGTCAGCGTCGAGTCATGCTCTCGGCGTGGCCGATGCGATCGCGCTCGCCCGTACGCTCGGACTCGCGCCGCGCGACATGGTTATCTACGCGGTCGAAGGCGCCTGTTTCGAGAGAGGCGCGAGCATGGCAATGGAAGTTGCCGCCGTGGTGGAGGAGGTGATCGAGCGCGTGCTGATCGAAGTCCGCCGTCTCAGGCGGGGCCGCGTATGA
- a CDS encoding 2'-5' RNA ligase family protein — protein sequence MPEQLWLPGLEAPPTPTDGLFFAVFPDANTAVSISRLAQRLCGETRARSKPLAAARLHVTLQHLGNFAGGLPQARVDAAIKAAASIKMEPFSVEFDKVVSFASKPRPGPLVLAGGEGVAGLHRLHDALCRALRDAGCGEHAASAAVDYTPHVTLAYGMPWAAARPVEPLCWNVREFALMHSLLGRTRHVMLARWPLANAGA from the coding sequence ATGCCTGAACAATTGTGGCTGCCCGGACTCGAGGCGCCGCCAACACCGACCGACGGCCTGTTTTTCGCCGTCTTTCCTGACGCCAATACAGCGGTCAGCATCTCCAGGCTCGCGCAGCGGCTTTGCGGGGAAACGCGCGCGCGCAGCAAACCGCTGGCGGCGGCCCGTTTGCACGTCACCTTGCAGCACCTCGGGAATTTCGCGGGCGGTTTGCCTCAGGCGCGAGTCGACGCAGCCATCAAAGCTGCCGCGTCGATCAAGATGGAGCCGTTCAGCGTCGAATTCGATAAGGTGGTGAGCTTCGCGTCCAAGCCTCGGCCGGGACCGCTGGTATTGGCAGGCGGCGAGGGCGTGGCTGGCCTGCATAGGCTGCACGACGCCTTGTGTCGCGCGTTGCGCGACGCCGGTTGCGGGGAGCATGCCGCCTCCGCCGCGGTGGACTATACGCCGCACGTCACGCTGGCGTATGGCATGCCGTGGGCCGCTGCGCGCCCGGTGGAACCGCTGTGCTGGAACGTGCGCGAGTTTGCGTTGATGCACAGTTTGCTCGGGCGCACACGGCATGTCATGCTGGCCCGATGGCCTTTGGCGAACGCCGGGGCATAG
- a CDS encoding DnaJ family domain-containing protein, which translates to MKLLDALVEQRIAAAARGEFDELPGAGAPLLSLGDDALVPEEVRVANRILKNAGFVPPAVEQLRALRDLQAELDAVSDQATRCRLQARMLALDMALESLRGGPLVLPREYCRRIAERLSERVGSLDAAKAGSP; encoded by the coding sequence ATGAAATTGCTTGATGCATTGGTCGAACAGCGCATTGCCGCCGCCGCGCGCGGTGAGTTCGACGAGTTACCGGGCGCGGGCGCGCCGCTCCTCTCTCTGGGCGATGACGCTCTGGTTCCCGAAGAGGTGCGCGTCGCCAACCGGATTTTGAAGAATGCGGGTTTTGTGCCGCCCGCTGTCGAGCAGTTGCGCGCGTTGCGCGACTTGCAAGCGGAGCTGGATGCCGTGAGCGACCAGGCTACCCGCTGCCGTCTCCAGGCGCGCATGCTCGCGCTCGATATGGCGCTCGAATCGCTGCGCGGCGGGCCACTGGTTCTGCCGCGCGAATACTGCAGGCGCATTGCCGAACGGCTGTCCGAACGCGTCGGCAGCCTGGATGCGGCAAAAGCGGGTTCGCCGTGA
- the tadA gene encoding tRNA adenosine(34) deaminase TadA has protein sequence MSEPLARSIGPDADSFQSHEAPHAMSSQALANGADGSIATDSGAAAVTANAEAAPGGPCASPVVSERDRRFMALAQAAAEEARAAGEVPVGAVLVRGDEVIAKGFNHPIGAHDPSAHAEMAALRAAALAVQNYRLPGCELYVTLEPCLMCAGAIMHARIARVVFGARDPKTGACGSVVDAFANPQLNHHTTVTGGVLESECGAALKSFFAERRRASRAARASARAEAGSDPGSEPGPAEVV, from the coding sequence GTGAGCGAGCCGCTTGCCCGCTCCATCGGGCCGGACGCAGATTCTTTTCAATCTCACGAAGCGCCGCATGCGATGAGTTCTCAGGCCTTGGCAAATGGTGCAGACGGATCGATTGCGACGGATTCAGGCGCAGCCGCGGTCACGGCGAATGCCGAGGCCGCTCCCGGTGGTCCGTGCGCATCTCCCGTTGTCTCCGAGCGCGATCGCCGCTTCATGGCGCTCGCGCAAGCCGCCGCCGAAGAGGCGCGCGCTGCCGGCGAAGTGCCCGTCGGCGCGGTCCTCGTGCGAGGGGACGAAGTCATCGCCAAAGGTTTCAATCATCCGATCGGCGCGCACGACCCGTCGGCGCATGCGGAAATGGCCGCGTTGCGCGCCGCGGCGCTCGCCGTCCAAAACTATCGTCTGCCGGGCTGCGAACTCTACGTGACGCTCGAGCCTTGCCTGATGTGCGCCGGCGCGATCATGCACGCGCGCATCGCCCGAGTCGTGTTCGGGGCGCGCGATCCGAAAACCGGCGCGTGCGGCAGTGTCGTCGATGCCTTCGCGAATCCGCAGTTGAATCATCACACCACGGTGACCGGCGGCGTGCTCGAAAGCGAATGCGGCGCCGCGCTCAAGTCGTTCTTTGCCGAGCGTCGGCGCGCAAGCCGCGCAGCACGCGCGTCGGCACGCGCCGAAGCGGGCAGCGATCCGGGTAGCGAACCGGGGCCGGCCGAGGTGGTCTGA
- the ldcA gene encoding muramoyltetrapeptide carboxypeptidase → MSVHRTIELIAPSGYPHDLEVLQRALQRFHAQGHRIEGAEAARRRFQRFAGTDGQRAADLNRLADPSRELPDIVLAVRGGYGAVRILHGLDYEGLQRRLTDQPIALVGHSDFTAIQLALLARAGVKTFGGPMLMSDFGAEELSEFTMQHFWSTLTKPTMTVSSNTPQAQPVDVSGMLWGGNLAVLASLIGTPYMPPVKGGILFIEDVNEQPFRVERMIYQLHLSGILAQQQALVLGDFSGAKPYDYDNGYDLHSVIEQARTVIGIPIVTGLQFGHVRNMLTLPVGADAHLVADAHGFKLSVSGYPYLA, encoded by the coding sequence ATGAGCGTCCATCGCACTATCGAATTGATCGCGCCGTCGGGGTATCCGCATGATCTGGAGGTGCTGCAACGCGCGCTGCAGCGTTTTCATGCGCAGGGTCATCGCATCGAAGGCGCGGAAGCAGCGAGGCGGCGCTTTCAGCGCTTCGCCGGCACCGACGGCCAGCGCGCAGCCGATCTGAACCGGCTCGCCGACCCGTCGCGCGAGTTGCCGGACATCGTGCTGGCCGTGCGCGGCGGTTATGGCGCGGTGCGCATTCTGCACGGGCTCGACTACGAAGGGCTGCAACGGCGGCTGACCGATCAGCCCATCGCCCTGGTGGGGCACAGCGATTTCACCGCGATCCAGCTTGCGTTGCTGGCGCGCGCCGGCGTGAAAACCTTCGGCGGTCCGATGTTGATGAGCGACTTCGGCGCGGAGGAGCTCAGCGAATTCACCATGCAGCACTTCTGGTCGACGTTGACGAAGCCGACCATGACGGTCTCGAGCAACACGCCGCAGGCGCAGCCGGTGGACGTGTCGGGCATGTTGTGGGGCGGCAACCTGGCGGTGTTGGCGTCGCTGATCGGCACGCCGTATATGCCGCCGGTGAAGGGCGGCATCCTGTTTATCGAGGACGTCAACGAGCAACCTTTCCGGGTCGAGCGGATGATCTATCAACTGCACTTGTCCGGCATTCTCGCGCAGCAACAGGCGCTCGTTTTGGGCGATTTCTCCGGTGCCAAACCCTACGACTACGACAATGGCTACGACCTGCACTCCGTGATCGAGCAGGCGCGGACGGTGATCGGCATTCCGATCGTCACAGGCCTGCAGTTCGGACATGTTCGCAACATGCTGACGCTGCCGGTCGGCGCGGATGCGCATCTCGTGGCCGACGCGCACGGATTCAAACTGAGCGTGTCGGGCTATCCGTACCTCGCGTGA
- a CDS encoding GntR family transcriptional regulator, translated as MSDTESAATSSSKPEAIAERIRAAILEHRLAPGAKLTEAQLCEVFGVKRGPIRQALAQLATDHLIDLEPNRGAFVASPSLQEVHEVFEMRRIIELAVVEKICSGHGMRRLKSIGSMIGRERKAFETRDFPAWIRLSGEFHTELAGLTGNTVLCDCLNGLVARSTLISALYESLGRSPCSFEDHEAILAALDAGDAKEAAALMSRHLQSVELKMLDRPARGAADLREVFGAHHGAPRDGSTTKAAPG; from the coding sequence ATGTCCGACACAGAGTCCGCCGCCACGAGTAGTTCGAAACCTGAAGCGATCGCCGAGCGCATCCGCGCCGCGATCCTCGAGCATCGGCTCGCGCCCGGCGCCAAGCTGACAGAAGCACAGTTATGCGAAGTATTCGGCGTGAAGCGCGGCCCGATCCGGCAGGCGCTCGCGCAACTGGCGACCGACCACCTGATCGACCTCGAACCGAATCGCGGGGCGTTCGTGGCGAGCCCGTCGCTACAGGAAGTGCATGAGGTGTTCGAGATGCGCCGCATCATCGAACTGGCGGTGGTGGAAAAGATTTGCAGCGGTCACGGCATGCGCCGCTTGAAGAGCATTGGCAGCATGATCGGCCGGGAACGCAAAGCGTTCGAAACGCGTGATTTTCCGGCGTGGATTCGTCTGTCGGGCGAGTTTCACACCGAGTTGGCGGGGCTCACCGGCAACACCGTGTTGTGCGATTGCCTGAACGGGCTGGTGGCGCGCTCCACGCTGATTTCCGCGCTTTACGAGTCGCTCGGACGCAGCCCATGCTCGTTCGAAGACCACGAAGCCATTCTCGCCGCGCTCGACGCCGGCGATGCAAAAGAGGCGGCGGCCCTGATGTCGCGCCATCTGCAAAGCGTCGAGTTGAAGATGCTGGATCGCCCCGCGCGCGGCGCGGCCGATCTGCGTGAAGTGTTCGGCGCGCACCATGGTGCGCCCAGAGATGGATCCACGACGAAGGCCGCGCCAGGCTGA
- a CDS encoding NCS1 family nucleobase:cation symporter-1 produces the protein MAQFSAAPGSPAIPTYADGGASGDTSIPAGYSERLYNEDLAPLRHQTWGAYNIFAFWMSDVHSVGGYVFAGSLFALGLTSWQVLIALLVGITIVNLLCNLIAKPSQANGVPYPVACRATFGVLGANIPAVIRGLIAVAWYGIQTYLASSALVIVVLKFVPQLLPYADVHHHGFMGLSTLGWAGFMLLWVLQALVFWHGMETIKKFIDFAGPAVYVVMFILAGYMVYRAGWRNIGINLGGVKYHGMQVVPVMITATSLVVSYFSGPMLNFGDFSRYGKSFRSVQRGNFWGLPVNFLAFSLVTVITTAATLPVFGQLITDPVETVGRIDYPTAVILGALTFTIATIGINIVANFVSPAFDFSNVAPRLISWRAGGMLAAVASIFITPWNLFNNPAVIHYTLDVLGSFIGPLYGVLIVDYYLVKRQKIVLDDLYTVAPTGSYWYRNGVNYRAVAALLPAAVIAVICVMVPALDGMANFSWFIGAGLAALFYRVIAR, from the coding sequence ATGGCTCAGTTCAGTGCAGCGCCCGGCAGTCCCGCAATTCCCACTTATGCAGACGGCGGCGCGTCCGGCGATACGTCGATACCGGCAGGCTACAGCGAGCGGCTCTACAACGAAGACCTCGCGCCGTTGCGCCATCAAACCTGGGGCGCCTACAACATCTTCGCGTTCTGGATGTCGGACGTGCATAGCGTCGGCGGCTATGTGTTCGCGGGCAGTCTGTTCGCGCTCGGCCTGACGAGCTGGCAGGTGCTGATTGCGCTGCTGGTCGGCATCACGATCGTCAACCTGTTGTGCAACCTGATCGCCAAGCCGAGCCAGGCGAACGGCGTGCCGTATCCGGTGGCGTGCCGCGCGACCTTCGGTGTGCTCGGCGCGAATATTCCCGCGGTGATTCGCGGCCTGATCGCGGTCGCGTGGTACGGCATTCAGACCTATCTGGCGTCGAGCGCACTGGTGATCGTGGTGCTGAAGTTCGTTCCGCAGCTGCTGCCGTATGCCGATGTGCATCATCACGGCTTCATGGGGTTGTCGACGCTCGGCTGGGCCGGTTTCATGCTGCTGTGGGTATTGCAGGCGCTGGTGTTTTGGCATGGCATGGAGACCATCAAGAAGTTCATCGACTTCGCCGGCCCGGCCGTCTACGTGGTGATGTTCATTCTCGCCGGCTACATGGTGTATCGCGCGGGATGGCGCAACATCGGCATCAACCTGGGCGGCGTCAAATATCACGGCATGCAGGTCGTGCCGGTGATGATCACGGCGACTTCGCTGGTGGTGTCGTACTTCTCCGGGCCGATGCTCAACTTCGGCGACTTTTCGCGCTATGGCAAGAGCTTTCGCAGCGTGCAGCGCGGCAACTTCTGGGGACTGCCGGTCAACTTTCTGGCCTTCTCGCTGGTGACGGTGATCACGACCGCGGCCACGCTGCCGGTGTTCGGCCAACTGATCACGGACCCGGTCGAAACCGTGGGCCGTATCGACTATCCGACTGCGGTGATTCTCGGCGCGTTGACCTTCACGATTGCGACCATCGGCATCAACATCGTCGCCAATTTCGTCTCGCCGGCATTCGACTTCTCCAACGTCGCGCCGCGCCTGATCAGCTGGCGCGCTGGCGGCATGCTCGCGGCGGTGGCGTCGATCTTCATCACGCCGTGGAATCTGTTCAACAACCCCGCCGTGATCCATTACACGCTCGATGTTCTCGGTAGCTTCATTGGACCTTTGTACGGTGTCCTGATCGTCGACTACTACCTCGTCAAGCGTCAGAAAATCGTCCTCGACGATCTGTACACGGTCGCGCCTACCGGCTCGTACTGGTATCGCAACGGCGTCAACTACCGCGCCGTCGCCGCGTTGCTGCCGGCTGCCGTGATCGCCGTGATCTGCGTGATGGTGCCGGCGCTCGACGGCATGGCGAATTTCTCGTGGTTCATCGGCGCCGGGCTTGCCGCGCTGTTCTATCGCGTCATCGCACGCTGA
- a CDS encoding aspartate/glutamate racemase family protein, whose protein sequence is MRIKLINPNTTQRMTEAMGRCAREVAAPGTEVIAVNPTMGPPSIEGYYDEALATPGLLAEVAAGEREGCDGYVIACFGDPGLYAARELARGPVIGIAEAAMHAASVLAPGFSVVTTLARTCGMAWHLAERYGMKRFCRNVRATDVAVLDLDKPGSAARRIILDECRRALAEDGSDAIVLGCAGMAELCAEIEDALGAPVIEGVTAAVKWTEALVALRLSTAKRGDYARPLPKRYDGALESFSPADTDSKPLPTRGSAELSAASAPENAATSDLLRVNTTEPGRHIHSV, encoded by the coding sequence ATGCGCATCAAACTAATCAACCCGAATACGACCCAGCGCATGACGGAGGCAATGGGCCGCTGCGCGCGCGAAGTCGCCGCGCCGGGCACCGAAGTCATCGCGGTGAATCCGACCATGGGGCCGCCGTCGATCGAGGGCTATTACGACGAAGCGCTGGCGACGCCGGGCTTGCTGGCGGAGGTCGCCGCCGGCGAGCGCGAAGGCTGCGACGGTTACGTGATTGCCTGCTTCGGCGACCCCGGTCTGTACGCCGCGCGTGAACTGGCGCGCGGTCCGGTGATCGGCATTGCCGAGGCGGCGATGCACGCGGCCAGCGTGCTGGCGCCGGGGTTCTCGGTGGTCACCACGCTGGCGCGCACCTGCGGCATGGCGTGGCACCTGGCCGAGCGCTACGGCATGAAGCGGTTTTGCCGCAACGTTCGCGCCACCGACGTCGCCGTCCTCGACCTCGACAAGCCCGGCTCGGCGGCGCGCCGCATCATCCTCGACGAATGCCGGCGTGCGCTCGCGGAAGATGGTTCGGATGCGATCGTGCTCGGCTGCGCGGGCATGGCCGAACTGTGCGCGGAGATTGAAGACGCGCTCGGCGCGCCGGTGATCGAGGGCGTGACCGCGGCGGTCAAATGGACCGAGGCGCTGGTCGCGCTGCGTCTTTCGACGGCCAAACGCGGCGACTATGCGCGGCCGCTACCCAAGCGCTACGACGGCGCGCTGGAATCCTTCAGTCCGGCCGATACCGATTCGAAGCCGCTTCCGACGCGCGGATCTGCCGAACTTTCCGCCGCCAGTGCGCCGGAAAATGCGGCAACGTCGGATTTGCTGCGGGTAAACACTACGGAACCGGGGCGGCACATACATTCCGTGTGA